A stretch of the Thermithiobacillus plumbiphilus genome encodes the following:
- a CDS encoding FAD-dependent oxidoreductase: MMGDFAFVQTPRQDPAKKPADERAREFTEIYAKFDMEAAKLQADRCLNCGNPYCEWKCPVHNYIPNWLQLIVEDRIHEAADLSNRTNTLPEICGRVCPQDRLCEGACTLNTGFQAVTIGALERFISEEALARGWQPTLPDIQPSGKRVAIIGAGPAGLGCADILNRNGVEAVVYDRYPRVGGLLTFGIPEFKLEKDVMQRRAALLEEMGVKFVLNTEVGRDVLLEDLLKEYDAVFMGMGTYTYKQGGFPGENLPGVYAALDFLVGNVRHNLDLSQENTPFVSMAGKRVVVLGGGDTAMDCTRTSIRQGAESVICAYRRDEVNMPGSRREVSNAREEGVQFLFNRQPVEIVGTDRVEGVRMVETRLGEPDARGRCRPEVVPGSEEIIPADAVIIAFGFDPSPAPWFADFGIELDERGRVKTNEQFQTSNARIFAGGDMHRGSDLVVTAVDEGRRAAEGILEYLEV; the protein is encoded by the coding sequence ATGATGGGTGACTTTGCCTTTGTCCAGACTCCCCGCCAGGACCCGGCCAAAAAGCCGGCTGACGAGCGCGCGCGCGAGTTCACGGAAATCTACGCCAAGTTCGACATGGAGGCCGCCAAGCTTCAGGCTGATCGTTGCCTGAACTGCGGCAATCCCTACTGCGAGTGGAAGTGCCCGGTGCACAACTACATCCCCAACTGGCTGCAACTGATAGTGGAGGATCGGATTCACGAAGCCGCGGATCTGTCCAATCGCACCAATACCCTGCCGGAGATCTGCGGGCGCGTCTGCCCCCAGGATCGGCTCTGCGAAGGGGCCTGTACCCTGAATACCGGCTTCCAGGCGGTCACCATTGGCGCGCTGGAGCGCTTCATCAGCGAAGAGGCCCTGGCGCGCGGCTGGCAGCCGACCCTGCCCGACATCCAGCCGAGCGGCAAGCGCGTGGCCATCATCGGCGCCGGCCCGGCGGGTCTGGGCTGTGCCGACATCCTTAACCGCAACGGCGTCGAGGCCGTAGTCTATGACCGCTACCCGCGCGTCGGTGGCCTGCTGACCTTCGGCATCCCCGAGTTCAAGCTGGAAAAGGATGTCATGCAGCGCCGCGCCGCCCTGCTCGAAGAGATGGGCGTGAAGTTCGTGCTCAATACGGAAGTGGGCCGCGATGTCCTGCTGGAGGATCTGCTCAAGGAATACGATGCCGTATTCATGGGCATGGGCACCTATACCTACAAGCAGGGTGGTTTCCCCGGCGAAAATCTGCCTGGCGTCTATGCCGCGCTGGATTTTCTGGTTGGCAACGTGCGCCACAACCTGGATCTGAGCCAGGAAAACACGCCCTTTGTCAGCATGGCCGGCAAGCGCGTGGTGGTGCTCGGCGGTGGGGATACCGCCATGGACTGCACCCGCACCAGCATCCGCCAGGGCGCCGAAAGCGTGATCTGTGCCTACCGCCGCGACGAGGTCAACATGCCCGGTTCCCGGCGCGAGGTGTCCAATGCCCGCGAGGAAGGCGTGCAGTTCCTGTTCAATCGCCAGCCGGTCGAGATCGTTGGTACGGACCGGGTGGAGGGCGTCAGAATGGTGGAGACCCGTCTGGGCGAGCCGGATGCGCGCGGTCGTTGCCGGCCCGAGGTGGTGCCGGGCTCAGAGGAAATCATCCCTGCCGATGCGGTGATCATCGCCTTTGGTTTTGATCCCTCACCGGCACCCTGGTTTGCCGATTTCGGCATCGAACTCGACGAGCGCGGCCGGGTGAAGACCAACGAGCAGTTCCAGACCAGCAATGCGCGCATCTTCGCCGGTGGCGACATGCACCGGGGCTCGGACCTGGTGGTGACAGCCGTCGATGAGGGCCGCCGGGCGGCCGAGGGTATTCTGGAATACCTAGAAGTCTGA